The Styela clava chromosome 10, kaStyClav1.hap1.2, whole genome shotgun sequence genome window below encodes:
- the LOC144428197 gene encoding uncharacterized protein LOC144428197 has product MATGGRSDDQHQAMISNAPGSFNEFKTHLDVCRSSSDVSDVGSSASSTFSVRNARVKLELARLKARQEEELSALEDDLRKLRTRHALQAAETESKVWEMSDDKFLRWVTVDRIRHDNSVKTRDFPPKSQLIDNGRENTPRRLPTHTADSSSANPVPPRLNHALHRRTVDLPKPEIAKFSGDPMEYYSFIRNFKAHVTDLVDDDNVRLSYLLQLCQGEAKNAIDHCSMMEPSRGYREAMRELKNEYGKDHVISRTCLDRLKRGPKLNFDDAKGQSITHEKLETLLVEVESKLNSRPITPVIMDHSADEPLTPNHLLLVVSSPNVSPGVFTKRDCYVRQRWRQVQYLADEFWHRWIKEYLPTGMAKTE; this is encoded by the exons ATGGCAACCGGTGGTAGGTCGGATGACCAACATCAGGCAATGATTAGCAATGCTCCTGGCAgttttaatgaatttaaaacTCATCTAGATGTTTGCAGGAGTTCCAGTGACGTTAGCGACGTGGGTTCTTCAGCGTCATCGACTTTCTCCGTCCGGAATGCAAGAGTGAAGTTGGAGCTGGCACGCCTAAAGGCCCGTCAAGAAGAAGAACTCTCAGCTTTAGAAGACGACTTGCGTAAGCTTCGGACAAGACACGCTTTACAGGCTGCTGAAACAGAATCAAAGGTTTGGGAAATGAGCGATGACAAATTTTTGCGGTGGGTAACAGTAGATAGAATTAGGCACGACAATAGCGTGAAAACCCGTGATTTCCCACCTAAATCCCAGCTCATTGATAACGGTCGTGAAAATACTCCACGACGTTTGCCTACACACACAGCTGATAGTAGCTCAGCTAATCCTGTGCCTCCACGTTTGAACCATGCTTTACATCGCAGAACTGTCGATCTACCCAAACcggaaattgcaaaattttcaggtgATCCAATGGAATATTATTCCTTTATCCGCAACTTTAAGGCCCATGTTACAGATCTTGTAGATGATGATAACGTACGTCTCAGTTATTTGTTACAGCTGTGCCAGGGCGAAGCGAAAAATGCCATTGATCATTGCTCAATGATGGAACCGAGTCGCGGATATCGCGAAGCTATGAGAGAGCTGAAGAATGAATATGGTAAAGATCATGTCATTTCCCGCACCTGTTTGGACAGGTTGAAGCGTGGTCCGAAGTTGAACTTTGACGACGCGAAAG GTCAATCGATTACTCATGAGAAGTTGGAGACGCTACTAGTTGAAGTGGAATCGAAACTGAATTCCAGACCGATAACTCCAGTGATAATGGACCACTCAGCTGATGAACCGTTGACGCCCAACCATCTACTACTTGTTGTTTCGTCACCAAATGTATCACCAGGTGTATTCACGAAGCGTGATTGCTACGTTCGACAGCGATGGCGCCAGGTACAATATCTGGCAGATGAATTCTGGCATCGATGGATAAAAGAGTACCTGCcaacagggatggccaaaaccgaatag